In Nocardia asteroides, a single genomic region encodes these proteins:
- a CDS encoding D-arabinono-1,4-lactone oxidase → MTNSPWVNWAGDQRCHPAVVAHPRDTAEVAALVTAAAARGRNVRVAGAGHSFTDAVLTDGVLLDLSRMNRVLHVDRAAGLARVQAGITLHEASAALHTHGLAFPNLGDIDVQTVAGATATGTHGTGSRLRNISDALHSIELVTADGSVLELNEETDPDGWRAARVSIGALGVVTAVTLRLVPSFVLAGVERPLPLEDVLAELDSHVDGNEHFEFYMFGHSTLTMTKRNNRTEAPERPRAPAVDWLDGILLSNHVFDALCRVGRRRPELVPLIQRTAARAGGHRQKVDRSYRVFATPRLVRFTEMEYALPRAHGAAAIREIKEIARRFDTPMPIEVRWVAPDDAFLSPAGGRETCYIAVHQYRDMEWGPYFRACEAVFARYRGRPHWGKRHFRTAETLRPRYPEWERFAAVRRKLDPDGLFRNDYLDRVLGPVS, encoded by the coding sequence ATGACCAACTCGCCGTGGGTGAACTGGGCAGGCGATCAGCGTTGCCACCCCGCCGTCGTCGCGCACCCGCGGGATACCGCCGAGGTCGCCGCGCTGGTCACCGCCGCCGCGGCGCGCGGCCGGAACGTGCGGGTGGCCGGAGCGGGCCACTCCTTCACCGACGCGGTGCTCACCGACGGTGTGCTGCTCGACCTCTCGCGGATGAACCGGGTGCTGCACGTGGACCGCGCGGCCGGGCTGGCCCGGGTGCAGGCGGGCATCACGCTGCACGAGGCCAGCGCCGCGCTGCACACGCACGGCCTCGCCTTCCCCAACCTCGGCGACATCGACGTGCAGACCGTCGCGGGCGCCACCGCCACCGGGACGCACGGCACCGGTTCCCGGCTGCGGAACATCTCCGACGCGCTGCACTCCATCGAGCTGGTCACCGCCGACGGCAGCGTGCTCGAGCTGAACGAGGAGACCGACCCGGACGGCTGGCGCGCGGCCAGGGTGAGCATCGGCGCGCTCGGCGTCGTCACCGCGGTCACGCTGCGGCTGGTGCCCTCCTTCGTGCTCGCCGGGGTGGAGCGGCCGCTCCCGCTGGAAGACGTGCTGGCCGAGCTGGATTCGCACGTCGACGGCAACGAGCACTTCGAGTTCTACATGTTCGGTCACAGCACGCTGACCATGACCAAGCGCAACAACCGGACCGAGGCGCCGGAGCGGCCGCGCGCCCCCGCGGTCGACTGGCTGGACGGAATCCTGCTCTCCAACCACGTCTTCGACGCGCTCTGCCGGGTGGGCAGGCGGCGGCCCGAGCTGGTCCCGCTGATCCAGCGGACCGCCGCGCGGGCGGGCGGGCACCGGCAGAAGGTGGACCGCTCGTACCGGGTCTTCGCCACCCCGCGGCTGGTGCGCTTCACCGAGATGGAGTACGCGCTGCCGCGCGCGCACGGTGCCGCCGCGATCAGGGAGATCAAGGAGATCGCGCGGCGGTTCGACACCCCGATGCCGATCGAGGTGCGCTGGGTGGCCCCGGACGACGCCTTCCTCTCCCCGGCGGGCGGCCGGGAGACCTGCTACATCGCCGTGCACCAGTACCGGGACATGGAGTGGGGGCCGTACTTCCGCGCCTGCGAGGCGGTCTTCGCCCGCTACCGGGGGCGGCCGCACTGGGGGAAGCGGCACTTCCGCACCGCGGAGACGCTGCGCCCGCGCTACCCGGAGTGGGAGCGGTTCGCGGCGGTGCGCCGGAAGCTGGATCCGGACGGGCTCTTCCGCAACGACTACCTGGACCGGGTGCTCGGGCCGGTCAGCTGA
- a CDS encoding SIR2 family NAD-dependent protein deacylase: protein MSAARRIGVLTGAGISTDSGIPDFRGPRGVWTTNPIAELLTTYDAYLGDPEVRVRSWQARRENPAWAAEPNAAHRALAELEHAGHEIGIVTQNVDGLHQRAGSTPERVVEIHGTMFGVECVECPYTTTMAAALERVAAGEPDPPCPRCGGVLKAATIMFGQQMNRRTVAAALAIAERSELFLAIGSSLQVEPAASLCSVAVDAGAELVIVNAEPTPYDRIATEVIREPIGTAVPALVRSLLS from the coding sequence ATGAGCGCGGCGCGCCGGATCGGCGTCTTGACCGGGGCGGGCATCTCCACCGACTCGGGAATCCCCGACTTCCGCGGCCCGCGGGGCGTCTGGACGACGAACCCGATCGCCGAGCTGCTCACCACCTACGACGCCTACCTCGGCGACCCCGAGGTCCGGGTGCGCTCCTGGCAGGCCCGCCGGGAGAACCCCGCCTGGGCCGCGGAGCCCAACGCCGCGCACCGCGCGCTCGCCGAGCTGGAGCACGCGGGGCACGAGATCGGCATCGTCACGCAGAATGTGGACGGGCTGCACCAGCGGGCGGGCTCGACGCCGGAGCGGGTGGTGGAGATCCACGGCACCATGTTCGGCGTCGAGTGCGTCGAGTGCCCGTACACCACGACCATGGCGGCGGCCCTCGAGCGGGTCGCGGCCGGCGAGCCGGACCCGCCGTGCCCGCGCTGCGGCGGCGTCCTCAAGGCCGCGACCATCATGTTCGGCCAGCAGATGAACCGGCGCACGGTCGCCGCCGCGCTGGCGATCGCCGAGCGCAGCGAGCTCTTCCTCGCCATCGGCTCCTCGCTGCAGGTGGAGCCGGCCGCCTCGCTCTGCTCGGTCGCGGTGGACGCGGGCGCCGAGCTGGTGATCGTCAACGCCGAGCCGACCCCCTACGACCGGATCGCCACCGAGGTGATCCGGGAGCCGATCGGCACCGCGGTGCCCGCGCTGGTCCGATCCCTGCTCAGCTGA
- a CDS encoding alkaline shock response membrane anchor protein AmaP, with protein sequence MNRMNRPAAANRTLLGLAGLALLAAGGYALAAHYGRLTWVDTGAPLVPGPAAPPTWVFLAVIAGAALLGLLCLRWLLAQPFRMPKSVGWQVGGDDRTGRTVLRSGTAAAPVAADIERYPGVRAAEAWLSGGPDTPQLHLLVTAAPAADVAELRRRILGHAVTRLRAALEVEIIPVTLELRFADEQRALQ encoded by the coding sequence ATGAATCGGATGAACCGGCCCGCCGCGGCCAACCGCACGCTGCTCGGGCTCGCCGGGCTCGCGCTGCTCGCCGCTGGCGGCTACGCCCTCGCCGCGCACTACGGCCGCCTGACCTGGGTCGACACCGGCGCCCCGCTGGTACCCGGCCCGGCGGCCCCGCCCACCTGGGTCTTCCTCGCCGTGATCGCGGGCGCCGCGCTGCTCGGCCTGCTGTGCCTGCGCTGGCTGCTCGCGCAACCCTTCCGCATGCCGAAGTCGGTGGGCTGGCAGGTCGGCGGCGACGACCGCACCGGCCGGACCGTGCTCCGCTCCGGCACCGCCGCCGCCCCGGTCGCCGCCGACATCGAGCGCTACCCGGGCGTGCGCGCCGCCGAGGCATGGCTCTCCGGCGGCCCGGACACCCCGCAGCTGCACCTGCTGGTCACCGCGGCGCCCGCCGCCGACGTCGCCGAGCTGCGCCGCCGCATCCTCGGCCACGCCGTGACCCGGCTGCGCGCCGCGCTCGAGGTCGAGATCATCCCGGTCACCCTGGAGCTGCGCTTCGCCGACGAGCAGCGCGCCCTGCAATAG